Proteins co-encoded in one Bemisia tabaci chromosome 9, PGI_BMITA_v3 genomic window:
- the LOC109042768 gene encoding uncharacterized protein, which translates to MSSNSKILFCLYCNEEYSTTYSHEVSVAHLKNIFEVEIENEEKTVKSFFFKNSNSEITDIEVYLNELKVEFDEKVEEIIQKHPTVLIKLNVYLLKSIPLEKAESGISLVTKYVLLNPDSDFSSLFHKFQTNLLELRKNDFPPAVEGESEILLGAELRFLEKKFASFCDSCNDFFLKSSWHNRTFMHIKNLFGSDEQVKELPSAAGNQLRTFFIKNLDSSVLDITQHLSDVKPTVSKLLENMLSQLGNIKATLELHAEYVLPKEGEFQGVSFKTKSLSFYGELDCARNFLLFQASIVKESADFYLRGSGWVLKQILGCILKVNKFRALGKGSSYIDLPFKTNYVVNVKNKDTRCFMYSVLGKFLPKTEKHSSRPSVYEKLQNKYDFSCIDFPVEVNDIAKFEKKNNCSISVFGLGDVQDGLGHRVRPKIFPMRVAKNQLADHTNLLLISDEMEEKFHYCWITDFEKLVRSQITRHHGQIYICQKCFTHKYSEEDLVEHKKLCYAVSKDCFLASFPKDLYLRFRDEHKTIAHNYVIYADFESYLEKIEQNFESNSFNYQHHRPLSYAYLVVSTDPEFATPTPVVYRGEEPHKHFIRTMLDLGSKISGKYNDTTSEITMSDEDRESFANTTHCAMCRVGFDEPGVVKVRHHSHQYVPPGETNYLEALCALCNIKVRHVNNVTIVFHNGSKYDFKYIVQGLEGLKNRVDIIPSSEENYINIKVYIGNRFYLNFIDSFRFLNTSIEKLAETLDDSSFHFTRKFCTTPAQFNIARRKAVFCYDYIDDPVKLDETEPPKREDFYNALTDSDISEADYQNFLEAWREFGCKTLGQYLDVYIQIDVNLLADIFQDFRKFCLSVYELDCANFLTFPSFAFSAALKMSRAEIRLFSDTTMTFQILSNIRGGMCQVTRRHFSVNNPQCENYDPSQPCSYGLYLDANSLYAYAMCKPLPYDDYRWLSAEELSRVDVMQIADDAETGLILNVDTRYPIALQRLHRDMPFLCRSEIPPVDGENQPRLMGCFKDRKNYVIHYVALKQALRHGIELVKINSAFSFRQRPFLKEFIEKNIALRQQAKSKFHQSLLKLSSNACFGKLLESPLKRKNIKLATDTDQILKYVARLDFEDRTVFKDQLVAIHLRKTEIEFDRPILAGFAVLELAKVHMYAFYHDVLMRKFGPERCLKAYEDTDGLILKLITHDWVFDLREFADEWLDFSTLPRDHPCWSPVNCKRMGMFKDETSNATIGEFVGLSSKMYACRFLPLPDAAGSESEVGQVKLLCRAKGIDGRTMQRDINFDLYKNVLFGKTDHFVTQRRIQSRKMQLYSYQTRKIGLRNIDRKRYILENGIDTLPWGHVDIKQPIVWRDEEESGNDGLEQSGTNILMKDSLSVKKESSSEHGIRYCCCADENPVIQSRELDALRKIPKPREFLHASWLQKDIKYHLDSLEEAKGKYGRYIAALIRIQGEQFKIRLPKDFARALSRENICEINSGAYFLNYLGRFGRNSHRYRLSERLRVVDDVGNTETSMVQISEKQGNKRRRNDDGRDNREEKRFRDFCANENPGPRT; encoded by the coding sequence ATGAGCTCCAACAGTAAAATTCTTTTTTGCCTTTACTGCAACGAGGAGTATTCAACAACCTATTCTCACGAAGTCTCCGTCGCACATTTAAAAAACATATTCGAGGTTGAAATAGAAAACGAGGAGAAAACtgtaaaatctttttttttcaaaaattcgaattctGAAATTACTGATATTGAAGTATACTTAAATGAGTTGAAGGTTGAGTTTGATGAGAAAGTAGAGGAAATCATTCAAAAACATCCGAcagttttaattaaattaaatgtcTACTTATTAAAATCGATCCCTCTTGAGAAAGCAGAAAGTGGTATCAGTTTAGTAACCAAATACGTTTTGTTAAATCCCgactctgatttttcctctttgttccACAAATTCCAAACGAATCTTTTAGAATTAAGAAAGAATGATTTCCCCCCGGCAGTCGAAGGTGAATCAGAAATTCTGCTCGGTGCCGAGCTACGATTTCTAGAAAAGAAATTTGCCTCCTTTTGTGATTCTTGCAacgactttttcttgaaatcgaGCTGGCACAATAGAACTTTTATGCATATAAAAAATCTTTTTGGTTCTGATGAGCAGGTTAAAGAATTACCATCGGCTGCCGGCAATCAGCTGCGtactttcttcattaaaaatctCGATTCGAGCGTTTTAGATATAACCCAGCACCTGTCCGACGTTAAACCAACCGTTAGCAAACTTCTTGAAAATATGCTTTCGCAACTTGGCAATATTAAAGCGACTTTAGAGCTTCACGCTGAGTACGTCCTACCGAAAGAGGGGGAATTTCAAGGTGTATCATTCAAAACTAAAAGCTTGTCTTTTTACGGGGAGTTAGATTGCGCACGGAACTTTCTCCTATTTCAAGCTAGTATCGTCAAAGAAAGTGCTGATTTCTACTTAAGAGGATCTGGATGGGTGCTAAAACAGATTTTGGGATGTATTTTGAAGGTAAATAAATTCAGGGCTCTGGGCAAGGGTTCGAGTTACATAGACCTACCGTTCAAGACCAATTACGTTGTGAATGTCAAAAATAAGGATACTCGTTGCTTTATGTACTCTGTTTTAGGGAAATTTTTacccaaaactgaaaaacacagCTCTCGACCTTCTGTCtacgaaaaattgcaaaataaataCGATTTTTCTTGTATCGACTTTCCTGTTGAGGTTAatgatattgccaaatttgaaaagaaaaataattgttcaatctCCGTTTTCGGGTTAGGTGACGTTCAGGACGGGTTAGGTCACCGAGTTAGACCTAAAATCTTCCCGATGAGAGTGGCAAAAAATCAGCTTGCAGACCACACGAATTTACTCTTAATTTCGGacgaaatggaagaaaaattccACTATTGTTGGATCACGGATTTTGAAAAGTTAGTCCGCTCTCAGATAACTAGGCATCATGGTCAAATTTATATTTGTCAGAAGTGTTTCACCCATAAATATTCCGAAGAAGACCTTGTGGAGCATAAGAAACTGTGCTATGCTGTTAGTAAAGATTGTTTCCTAGCATCGTTTCCCAAAGACCTATATTTGCGTTTTAGGGACGAGCATAAAACAATAGCTCATAATTATGTCATTTATGCGGATTTTGAGAGTTAtctcgaaaaaattgagcaaaattTCGAATCGAATTCGTTCAATTATCAACATCATCGTCCGCTATCCTACGCTTATTTAGTTGTGTCGACCGATCCAGAATTTGCTACCCCCACCCCCGTGGTCTACCGCGGGGAGGAACcgcataaacattttatccgaaCGATGCTGGATCTTGGTAGTAAAATTTCCGGCAAGTATAATGATACGACGTCCGAGATTACAATGAGCGATGAAGATCGCGAAAGTTTTGCAAACACTACCCATTGCGCCATGTGTCGGGTGGGATTTGATGAACCCGGCGTTGTCAAAGTCCGTCATCATTCTCATCAATATGTACCGCCTGGTGAAACCAATTATCTCGAGGCTCTTTGTGCTCTGTGTAATATAAAAGTGAGACATGTAAATAATGTAACTATCGTATTTCATAATGgatcaaaatacgattttaaatatattGTACAAGGTTTAGAGGGCTTAAAAAATCGCGTGGATATAATACCGTCCAGCGAAGAAAATTATATCAACATAAAAGTATACATCGGGAAtagattttatttaaatttcatagACTCGTTTAGATTTCTCAACACCAGCATCGAGAAGTTGGCGGAAACCTTGGACGATTCGTCATTTCATTTCACGCGCAAATTTTGCACTACTCCCGCTCAGTTCAACATCGCTCGTAGGAAAGCCGTGTTTTGCTATGATTATATTGACGATCCGGTAAAACTCGACGAGACTGAGCCTCCAAAACGGGAGGATTTTTATAACGCGCTCACTGACAGTGACATATCCGAGGCAGACTATCAGAATTTCTTAGAGGCTTGGCGTGAATTCGGTTGCAAGACTCTTGGCCAATATTTAGATGTGTACATTCAAATTGATGTAAATCTTCTAGCAGATATATTCCAGGACTTTAGAAAATTCTGTTTAAGCGTCTACGAGCTAGATTGTgcgaattttctcacttttccgaGTTTCGCGTTTTCGGCTGCGCTCAAAATGTCGAGAGCGGAAATCAGACTATTTAGCGATACCACCATGACCTTTCAAATATTGTCCAATATTCGAGGGGGAATGTGTCAGGTGACCAGAAGACATTTCTCGGTGAATAATCCACAGTGTGAGAATTACGATCCGAGTCAGCCATGTTCCTATGGGCTCTACCTGGACGCGAATAGTCTGTACGCTTACGCCATGTGCAAACCGCTCCCTTACGACGATTATCGATGGTTATCAGCCGAGGAGCTCTCACGGGTTGATGTCATGCAGATCGCCGACGATGCCGAGACTGGACTCATCCTCAACGTTGACACGAGGTATCCGATCGCCCTTCAGCGATTACACAGAGACATGCCCTTCCTCTGTCGCTCCGAGATACCTCCCGTCGACGGTGAAAATCAACCGCGTCTCATGGGCTGTTTCAAGGACCGTAAAAACTATGTCATCCATTACGTGGCACTGAAACAGGCTCTTCGACACGGTATCGAGCTGGTTAAAATTAATAGCGCATTCTCTTTCCGACAGAGACCTTTCCTGAAGGAATTTATCGAGAAGAATATAGCGCTTCGTCAACAAGCGAAGTCCAAGTTTCACCAGTCACTCCTGAAACTGAGTAGCAACGCTTGTTTCGGCAAGCTCCTTGAATCACCTCTAAAGCGAAAAAACATCAAATTGGCCACCGATACTGACCAGATATTGAAGTATGTTGCCCGTCTAGATTTCGAAGACAGAACCGTCTTCAAAGATCAACTCGTAGCAATTCATCTGCGCAAAACAGAGATTGAATTCGATCGTCCGATTCTAGCAGGTTTTGCGGTTCTCGAATTGGCCAAGGTTCATATGTACGCCTTTTATCACgatgttttgatgagaaaattcgGACCAGAAAGATGCTTAAAGGCGTACGAAGATACTGATGGTCTGATTCTGAAATTAATTACTCATGATTGGGTGTTTGATTTGCGTGAATTCGCTGATGAGTGGTTAGATTTTAGCACTTTGCCTCGGGATCACCCGTGTTGGTCACCGGTAAATTGTAAGCGTATGGGTATGTTCAAGGATGAGACATCCAATGCGACCATAGGGGAATTTGTAGGTCTTAGCTCGAAAATGTACGCATGCCGTTTCTTACCCTTACCTGATGCCGCCGGTAGCGAGTCCGAGGTGGGACAAGTCAAACTTCTATGCAGAGCGAAAGGAATCGACGGTCGCACAATGCAAAGAGatattaattttgatttatacAAAAACGTCTTATTCGGTAAAACCGATCATTTTGTTACCCAACGACGAATTCAGAGTCGGAAAATGCAGCTGTACTCTTATCAAACGCGAAAAATAGGACTCAGGAATATCGATCGGAAACGATACATTCTCGAAAATGGTATCGATACATTGCCATGGGGTCACGTAGACATTAAACAGCCCATTGTCTGGAGAGATGAGGAAGAGAGTGGCAATGACGGCCTTGAACAATCAGGCACCAATATATTGATGAAAGACTCGCTAAGTGTGAAAAAGGAGAGCAGTTCAGAACATGGTATACGTTACTGCTGTTGCGCCGATGAGAACCCGGTGATACAGAGCAGAGAGCTCGATGCTTTACGAAAAATTCCGAAACCGCGCGAATTTCTTCACGCATCATGGTTGCAGAAGGACATTAAGTATCATCTGGATTCTCTAGAGGAAGCTAAAGGTAAGTATGGGAGATATATCGCTGCTCTCATTAGAATCCAAGGGGAGCAGTTTAAAATACGTCTGCCGAAAGACTTTGCACGTGCTTTGAGTCGTGAGAATATTTGCGAAATCAATAGTGGGGCGTATTTTCTAAATTATCTCGGTAGGTTCGGTCGAAATTCGCATCGATATAGACTGAGCGAACGTCTGCGTGTTGTTGATGACGTAGGTAACACCGAGACCTCAATGGTACAGATCTCCGAGAAACAGGGAAACaagaggagaagaaatgatGATGGTCGCGATAATAGGGAGGAAAAACGTTTCcgggatttttgtgcaaatgaaAACCCAGGTCCCCGCACTTAG